A genomic stretch from Chitinophaga agri includes:
- the feoB gene encoding ferrous iron transport protein B, with product MQATKKATINIALVGNPNSGKSSLFNALTGLNQKVSNFPGVTVDKKTGAASISPTLQANIIDLPGTYSLYPKSADEFVTYDVLVNPSGDEQPDMVLIIADASNLKRNLLFCSQIMDLKIPVIIGLTMMDIARKKGVEIDEAGLERELGVPIVTINPRKNKGVSELKKMIDLVAKEKQSVAPRDFIDSAALAPEVVRDIRQYVQVKSDYAALHVAVNHGELPFLNGGQKLAITNLLQANQFNKTKVQAEEIMQRYGRIKHIMKNTVVEADPLQKQLQTEKLDNILLHRFWGYVILLSIMFVMFQSIFWLASFPMDWIEAGFGALSGWLTNILPANQLTDILVNGVIAGLGGIAVFVPQIMILFAFITVLEDTGYMARISFLTDRLMRQVGLNGKSVMPLISGVACAVPAIMATRNIENRKERLITILITPLMSCSARLPIYTVMIALVIPNKLIFGFFNLQGLVMMGLYLLGFVMALLIAALLKLFISIKEKSYFIMELPVYRAPRWANVGTTMVQKAKIFITDAGKVIMIISIILWFLASFGPKDRMEKVTAHYEQLKTAHPEQSEALDMELQSEKLSNSYAGVLGHAIEPVIRPLGYDWKIGIAVITSFAAREVFVGTMATLYSVGESPEDNDATLREKMRNATWRDGSPVYTLASGVSLMLFYAFAMQCMSTLAIVKRETKSWKLPAIQFAYMTVLAYISAFIAFELLK from the coding sequence ATGCAGGCAACAAAAAAAGCTACGATCAATATTGCGTTGGTAGGTAATCCGAATAGTGGAAAAAGTTCGCTCTTTAATGCGTTGACAGGTCTGAACCAGAAAGTGAGCAACTTTCCTGGGGTCACTGTCGATAAGAAAACAGGTGCAGCCTCCATTTCTCCTACCTTGCAAGCCAATATTATCGATCTGCCCGGTACTTATAGTCTCTATCCCAAAAGTGCGGACGAATTTGTCACTTATGATGTCCTGGTAAATCCTTCCGGCGATGAACAACCTGATATGGTCCTCATCATTGCTGACGCCTCCAACCTCAAACGCAACCTGCTCTTCTGTTCTCAGATCATGGACCTGAAAATTCCGGTCATCATTGGCCTGACCATGATGGATATTGCCCGTAAAAAAGGGGTGGAGATAGATGAAGCCGGTCTCGAAAGAGAGTTGGGAGTGCCCATTGTAACGATCAACCCCCGTAAGAATAAAGGGGTATCTGAACTGAAAAAAATGATCGACCTGGTGGCGAAAGAAAAACAGTCTGTTGCACCAAGAGACTTCATAGATAGTGCGGCCCTGGCTCCTGAAGTGGTCCGCGATATCAGGCAATATGTACAGGTGAAAAGTGATTATGCCGCCTTGCACGTGGCAGTTAATCATGGTGAACTCCCTTTCCTGAACGGAGGACAAAAACTGGCGATCACGAATCTATTACAGGCGAACCAGTTCAACAAGACCAAGGTACAGGCTGAAGAGATCATGCAGCGCTATGGCAGGATTAAGCATATCATGAAGAATACCGTGGTAGAAGCCGACCCTTTACAGAAACAGCTGCAAACCGAAAAACTCGATAATATATTATTACATCGCTTCTGGGGCTACGTGATCCTGCTAAGTATCATGTTTGTCATGTTCCAGAGCATCTTCTGGCTGGCATCCTTCCCGATGGACTGGATAGAGGCTGGTTTTGGTGCCCTGAGTGGATGGCTGACGAACATCCTGCCTGCCAATCAGCTGACGGACATCCTGGTGAATGGGGTAATTGCCGGTCTTGGGGGAATTGCTGTCTTCGTTCCACAGATCATGATCCTGTTCGCATTTATCACTGTGCTGGAAGACACGGGATATATGGCGAGGATCAGTTTCCTCACAGACAGACTGATGCGCCAGGTGGGACTGAACGGTAAATCAGTCATGCCACTGATCAGTGGTGTGGCTTGTGCCGTACCCGCGATCATGGCTACCAGGAATATTGAAAACAGGAAAGAGCGGCTGATCACCATCCTCATCACTCCGCTGATGAGCTGTTCTGCACGCTTACCTATTTATACAGTAATGATCGCCCTGGTGATACCCAATAAGCTGATATTCGGATTCTTTAATCTTCAGGGATTGGTGATGATGGGATTATATCTCTTGGGTTTTGTGATGGCATTACTCATCGCTGCACTGCTGAAACTATTCATCTCTATAAAAGAGAAAAGCTATTTTATAATGGAACTGCCAGTGTATCGTGCTCCCCGCTGGGCAAACGTTGGCACTACCATGGTACAGAAAGCCAAAATATTTATTACTGACGCAGGTAAGGTGATCATGATCATTTCTATCATTCTGTGGTTCCTTGCCTCTTTCGGACCTAAGGACAGAATGGAGAAAGTAACGGCGCATTATGAACAGCTGAAAACTGCTCATCCGGAGCAGAGTGAAGCTCTCGATATGGAACTGCAATCTGAAAAACTGTCTAATTCCTATGCAGGGGTATTGGGCCATGCGATTGAGCCGGTGATCCGTCCGCTGGGATATGACTGGAAAATCGGTATTGCGGTGATCACGTCCTTCGCAGCCCGTGAGGTATTTGTAGGTACAATGGCCACTCTATACAGCGTAGGAGAATCTCCGGAAGATAATGACGCCACCCTTAGAGAAAAGATGAGAAATGCAACCTGGCGGGATGGTAGTCCGGTATATACACTGGCAAGCGGGGTATCGCTGATGCTGTTCTACGCGTTTGCTATGCAATGTATGAGCACCCTTGCAATCGTAAAAAGAGAAACTAAATCCTGGAAGCTTCCCGCCATACAATTTGCTTATATGACAGTCCTGGCATATATATCGGCGTTCATTGCATTTGAATTACTGAAATAA
- a CDS encoding M28 family peptidase has product MKVFIHSLLLLVAITTRAQSSLDSTQLVKDIETLSSDKYEGRMVGTRGSRMAQFYILRRFRENGLQLFHNTYEYPFYFSHEGRQVMGTNLFGYIKGRSDAVIVVTAHYDHLGTKHQTDGKDSIYNGADDNASGVGGLLALMGYYKKNQPQHTIVFAALDGEEEGLQGARAFVQQPPVSADKIVLNINMDMISRNDQHELYVCGLAQFPQLKPYFEAAVATGGPVTLLSGHDQKEEGAGNWLNQSDHYEFYKLKIPFLYFGVEDHPDYHRLSDEFSHIQPSFYYQAVLKVLSVLESADKGLK; this is encoded by the coding sequence ATGAAAGTATTCATCCACAGTTTGCTGCTGCTGGTGGCTATAACCACCCGCGCACAGTCATCATTGGACTCCACACAATTAGTGAAAGATATTGAGACCCTTTCTTCAGATAAGTATGAGGGAAGAATGGTGGGTACGCGTGGAAGCCGTATGGCCCAGTTTTATATCCTCCGCCGTTTCCGCGAAAATGGTCTGCAGCTATTTCACAATACATATGAATATCCGTTTTACTTCAGCCATGAGGGCCGCCAGGTCATGGGCACCAATCTGTTTGGGTACATAAAAGGGAGGTCAGATGCTGTTATTGTGGTGACAGCACATTATGACCACCTGGGTACAAAACATCAGACAGATGGGAAAGACAGCATCTATAACGGTGCAGATGATAATGCCTCAGGAGTGGGTGGATTGCTGGCGTTAATGGGATACTATAAGAAGAATCAACCCCAGCATACCATCGTATTCGCAGCCTTGGATGGAGAAGAGGAAGGATTGCAGGGGGCGAGGGCCTTTGTGCAGCAACCTCCGGTATCGGCAGATAAGATCGTGTTGAATATTAATATGGACATGATTAGCCGGAATGATCAGCACGAGTTGTATGTATGCGGATTGGCTCAGTTTCCGCAGCTGAAGCCTTATTTCGAAGCAGCGGTTGCTACAGGCGGGCCAGTGACGTTACTATCTGGTCATGACCAAAAGGAAGAAGGTGCTGGTAACTGGTTGAATCAGAGCGATCATTACGAATTTTATAAGTTGAAGATACCCTTTCTGTATTTCGGCGTCGAAGATCATCCGGATTACCACAGATTGTCAGATGAGTTCTCTCATATCCAGCCATCATTTTACTACCAGGCAGTATTGAAAGTACTGAGTGTACTGGAATCAGCCGACAAAGGACTAAAGTAA